In one Brienomyrus brachyistius isolate T26 chromosome 7, BBRACH_0.4, whole genome shotgun sequence genomic region, the following are encoded:
- the fam78ab gene encoding protein FAM78A isoform X1, whose amino-acid sequence MLLSPADSKTFLWILFIFNAMGCIQSIRCKPKSFRESIIVLEVNSSIDSNPTSIDESSGVVLRYRTPHFRASARVLVPPVAGKETWTVGWIQACNHMEFYNNYGTKGMSSWELPDLRDGKIQAISDSDGVNYPWYGNTTETCIIVGPTKKDTKFSVSMNDNFYPSVTWGVPVSDSNLPLLSSIWRDQSFTTWLVAINQSSGETLVLQTVRWRMQLHIVIDPDKPLGQRATLMEPVLQEQPQILGKNEPIPTNAMVKPNANDAQVLMWRPSVGEPIVVIPPKY is encoded by the exons ATGCTTCTTTCCCCTGCAGACAGCAAGACGTTCTTgtggattttatttatatttaatgcGATGGGCTGTATCCAGAGTATTAGATGTAAGCCCAAGAGTTTCCGCGAAAGTATCATCGTGCTCGAAGTGAATTCTTCCATCGATTCCAATCCCACCAGCATCGACGAGTCCTCTGGCGTGGTTCTGCGATACCGGACACCGCACTTTCGAGCATCAGCCCGGGTGCTGGTGCCGCCCGTGGCTGGTAAAGAGACTTGGACTGTGGGTTGGATTCAAGCCTGCAATCACATGGAATTCTACAACAACTACGGGACGAAGGGAAT GTCAAGTTGGGAGCTCCCGGACCTAAGGGACGGAAAAATCCAGGCGATAAGCGATTCGGATGGAGTGAACTACCCCTGGTACGGAAACACCACGGAGACGTGCATCATCGTGGGGCCCACCAAGAAGGATACAAAGTTCTCTGTTAGCATGAACGACAACTTCTATCCGAGCGTGACCTGGGGTGTGCCGGTGAGCGACAGCAACCTGCCGCTGCTGAGTAGCATCTGGCGGGACCAGAGCTTCACCACGTGGCTAGTGGCCATCAATCAGAGTTCGGGTGAGACCCTGGTGCTACAGACAGTGCGCTGGAGGATGCAGCTTCACATAGTGATCGACCCGGACAAGCCTCTGGGCCAACGGGCCACGCTGATGGAGCCCGTCTTACAAGAGCAGCCACAGATCCTTGGCAAGAATGAGCCCATCCCGACCAACGCCATGGTCAAACCCAACGCTAACGATGCTCAAGTTCTTATGTGGCGACCAAGTGTTGGGGAACCCATAGTGGTCATCCCACCCAAATATTGA
- the fam78ab gene encoding protein FAM78A isoform X2, translated as MGCIQSIRCKPKSFRESIIVLEVNSSIDSNPTSIDESSGVVLRYRTPHFRASARVLVPPVAGKETWTVGWIQACNHMEFYNNYGTKGMSSWELPDLRDGKIQAISDSDGVNYPWYGNTTETCIIVGPTKKDTKFSVSMNDNFYPSVTWGVPVSDSNLPLLSSIWRDQSFTTWLVAINQSSGETLVLQTVRWRMQLHIVIDPDKPLGQRATLMEPVLQEQPQILGKNEPIPTNAMVKPNANDAQVLMWRPSVGEPIVVIPPKY; from the exons ATGGGCTGTATCCAGAGTATTAGATGTAAGCCCAAGAGTTTCCGCGAAAGTATCATCGTGCTCGAAGTGAATTCTTCCATCGATTCCAATCCCACCAGCATCGACGAGTCCTCTGGCGTGGTTCTGCGATACCGGACACCGCACTTTCGAGCATCAGCCCGGGTGCTGGTGCCGCCCGTGGCTGGTAAAGAGACTTGGACTGTGGGTTGGATTCAAGCCTGCAATCACATGGAATTCTACAACAACTACGGGACGAAGGGAAT GTCAAGTTGGGAGCTCCCGGACCTAAGGGACGGAAAAATCCAGGCGATAAGCGATTCGGATGGAGTGAACTACCCCTGGTACGGAAACACCACGGAGACGTGCATCATCGTGGGGCCCACCAAGAAGGATACAAAGTTCTCTGTTAGCATGAACGACAACTTCTATCCGAGCGTGACCTGGGGTGTGCCGGTGAGCGACAGCAACCTGCCGCTGCTGAGTAGCATCTGGCGGGACCAGAGCTTCACCACGTGGCTAGTGGCCATCAATCAGAGTTCGGGTGAGACCCTGGTGCTACAGACAGTGCGCTGGAGGATGCAGCTTCACATAGTGATCGACCCGGACAAGCCTCTGGGCCAACGGGCCACGCTGATGGAGCCCGTCTTACAAGAGCAGCCACAGATCCTTGGCAAGAATGAGCCCATCCCGACCAACGCCATGGTCAAACCCAACGCTAACGATGCTCAAGTTCTTATGTGGCGACCAAGTGTTGGGGAACCCATAGTGGTCATCCCACCCAAATATTGA